A genomic segment from Planctomycetia bacterium encodes:
- a CDS encoding Gfo/Idh/MocA family oxidoreductase, which translates to MNPLNRRRFLGNTALGAAALTLPAQSYAKVLGANEKIGIAFLGTGGRCMESHIKILNIMIGEDKPVRAAGVCDVWDGNKEVGRGLYPAAEALKINPDDKSKVTKNYQQLLDSKEVDVVCICTPDHWHAKMSIDAMAAGKDVYCEKPMTRTIEESHAVVDASKKYNRVMSVGVQSMANPIWRMANEYIRAGNIGHVAQAQTSYFRNSALGQWRYYKLTRDMNPKTIDWDMFLGYKYDVNGVAIGPKPEQQPFDRAVYGQWRCYWPFGGGMFTDLFVHQTTHMIAAMGVRYPARVTGSGGIYLEYDERDVPDVATVVADYDEGCQLIITATMINDYAIDEVIRGRMGTLKFVRKNNIMGYEILPQNLGKGGPAAPKAKSEEGGNFVASPMDDAGPKRKYSYNTDTYALWEDFLDCCRGRKRETLSSAELGAAAFTTVNLGVQSYRQGHVMFWNKELRKPMEGNGSWASNWEKRSKARGKPNEVMGYQGDPKGSILFPPEYQKLGGAWTNGQDPAGA; encoded by the coding sequence ATGAATCCTCTCAATCGCCGCCGTTTCCTGGGCAACACCGCACTGGGCGCTGCCGCTTTGACTCTGCCCGCCCAATCGTACGCCAAGGTGCTTGGCGCCAATGAAAAGATCGGCATCGCCTTTCTAGGCACCGGCGGCCGATGCATGGAATCGCACATCAAGATCCTCAACATTATGATCGGCGAAGATAAACCCGTTCGTGCTGCAGGCGTCTGCGACGTGTGGGATGGCAACAAGGAAGTAGGTCGCGGCCTCTACCCTGCTGCTGAGGCTCTCAAGATCAACCCCGACGACAAGAGCAAGGTCACCAAGAATTATCAGCAACTGCTCGACAGCAAGGAAGTCGATGTCGTCTGCATCTGCACTCCCGACCATTGGCATGCCAAGATGTCGATTGATGCGATGGCCGCAGGCAAAGATGTCTACTGCGAAAAGCCGATGACCCGCACCATCGAAGAATCGCATGCCGTCGTTGATGCTTCCAAGAAGTACAACCGTGTGATGTCCGTCGGCGTGCAGTCGATGGCTAACCCCATCTGGCGGATGGCCAATGAATACATTCGCGCCGGCAATATCGGCCACGTGGCTCAGGCACAGACCAGCTACTTCCGCAACTCGGCCCTGGGCCAGTGGCGTTATTACAAGCTGACCAGGGACATGAATCCCAAGACTATCGATTGGGATATGTTCCTGGGTTACAAGTACGATGTCAACGGCGTGGCTATCGGCCCCAAGCCCGAACAGCAGCCTTTCGACCGTGCCGTCTACGGCCAATGGCGTTGTTACTGGCCATTTGGCGGCGGCATGTTCACCGATCTGTTCGTCCATCAGACCACGCACATGATTGCAGCGATGGGCGTGCGTTACCCCGCCCGTGTCACCGGTTCGGGTGGCATCTACCTCGAATATGATGAACGCGATGTGCCTGATGTTGCCACAGTCGTCGCTGATTACGATGAAGGCTGCCAGCTCATCATCACCGCCACTATGATCAACGACTATGCGATTGATGAAGTGATTCGTGGCCGCATGGGTACGCTGAAGTTTGTTCGCAAGAACAATATCATGGGTTACGAGATTCTACCGCAGAACCTGGGCAAGGGCGGCCCGGCTGCTCCCAAGGCGAAGAGTGAAGAGGGTGGCAATTTTGTCGCCAGCCCGATGGACGATGCCGGCCCGAAACGCAAGTACAGCTACAACACCGATACCTATGCCCTGTGGGAAGACTTCCTGGATTGCTGCCGTGGACGCAAACGGGAAACGCTCAGTTCCGCCGAACTGGGTGCAGCAGCCTTCACCACGGTGAACCTGGGCGTGCAAAGCTATCGCCAGGGGCATGTCATGTTCTGGAACAAGGAACTCCGTAAGCCCATGGAAGGCAACGGCTCCTGGGCCAGCAACTGGGAAAAACGCAGCAAAGCCCGCGGCAAACCCAACGAAGTGATGGGCTACCAAGGCGACCCCAAAGGCAGCATCCTCTTCCCACCCGAATACCAAAAACTAGGCGGCGCCTGGACGAATGGGCAAGACCCCGCGGGGGCGTAA
- a CDS encoding DoxX family membrane protein produces the protein MLKTVLRWLLGIAFIAAGINHFWHPDFYLKIMPDYLPWHRELVYLSGVCEIVAGALLLHRQTQSLAAWGIVAMLLVFFTVHIDMLVHAERYPEVSPAFLWGRLLLQFVLVAWAWLYTGRPASPLSPLRERGRG, from the coding sequence ATTCTGAAAACAGTACTCCGCTGGCTGCTAGGCATCGCATTCATTGCAGCAGGCATCAATCATTTCTGGCATCCTGATTTTTACCTCAAGATCATGCCCGATTATCTACCCTGGCATCGGGAACTCGTCTATCTCAGCGGGGTGTGCGAAATAGTTGCAGGTGCATTGTTATTGCATCGGCAAACTCAGTCGCTGGCAGCCTGGGGTATCGTAGCCATGCTGCTGGTGTTCTTCACGGTGCATATCGATATGTTGGTGCATGCGGAGCGTTATCCGGAAGTTTCGCCCGCATTCCTGTGGGGCAGATTGCTCCTGCAGTTTGTCCTCGTTGCCTGGGCCTGGTTGTACACCGGCCGACCCGCTTCTCCCCTCTCCCCTTTGAGGGAGAGGGGCCGGGGGTGA
- a CDS encoding type II toxin-antitoxin system HicB family antitoxin, whose translation MQFTAVFMKVAEGYIGYVEELPGANTQGETLEEARTNLREAVELVLEANREMARQTISDQETIREPFALAVL comes from the coding sequence ATGCAGTTTACAGCAGTGTTTATGAAAGTTGCTGAAGGATACATCGGATACGTAGAAGAGTTGCCTGGAGCCAATACGCAAGGAGAAACCCTGGAGGAGGCTCGCACCAATTTACGTGAAGCAGTGGAATTAGTACTTGAGGCAAATCGGGAAATGGCACGTCAAACCATTTCCGATCAAGAAACTATTCGAGAACCTTTTGCATTGGCAGTTTTGTGA
- a CDS encoding type II toxin-antitoxin system HicA family toxin, whose protein sequence is MKRIDLIRHLESHGCYLLREGSKHSLYVNPTNSQTSAIPRHREINNYLARKICRDLGVPELE, encoded by the coding sequence GTGAAGCGAATTGATCTGATTCGTCATTTGGAAAGCCACGGTTGCTATCTTCTGCGGGAAGGCAGCAAACATAGTTTGTATGTAAACCCCACTAATTCACAAACCAGTGCTATTCCAAGGCATCGAGAAATTAACAATTATCTTGCTCGTAAGATTTGCAGGGATTTAGGGGTTCCAGAATTAGAATAA
- the topA gene encoding type I DNA topoisomerase, whose amino-acid sequence MATRKTEAKTTKKAATKATAKPKTTKKKAVVAEAPPEPKQYIKPGKGKNLVIVESPAKAKTIGKYLGPDFEVTASKGHVRDLPMKKFGIDIENGWAATYQDLPDRLDLINGLKKQAAKAKMVYLAPDPDREGEAIAWHLKESLGLTDEHVQRVTFNEITKSAVQKAFTQTRAINEDLVRAQETRRFLDRVVGYQLSPLLRKKITRHATAGRVQSVAVRLIVEKEREIQAFKSEEYWKITGTFMPVDLAAKVAPDFFKKLRDAELKRKEAAANKTAAKPDEDNDPVEAEGATETGEEAIPAVPQLELVEEMPEGAFTAELAQWDGKKFESSNGETSQAIVDAINKHSVSVSKIEQKDRQERPVPPFTTSTLQQQAALRLRYTAKRTMMAAQRLYEGVEIKGEGSVALITYMRTDSVRVSNDALKAVREHIEARFGKPYLPDQANMYSSGKSAQEGHEAIRPTDLSQTPDKLKNVIPLEQFKLYDLIYRRFVASQMTPAVFAVTNVEIEAAQKKGIFKAQGKILKFDGYRKVLAPGKSEDAILPAMKENDPLSLMELIPTQHFTQPPARFNEASLVKTLEKEGIGRPSTYASIISKIQERGYVELKERRFFATELGMVVTDALVKNFPQIMDVKFTSHMEDELDDIENAKIGWRDVLDEFYQPFNKLLKTAEESMEPVKGIETGEKCPQCGNPLIIRWSKLGKFAGCSNYPECKYIKPREGEERQVVETEHKCPDCGKPLLERMGKYGKFLACSGYPECKMVMNIGEGGVPVPAMKKTEHVCEKCGKPMVLREGKRGPFLACTGYPKCKNAKDVDKDGNPMKPIDTGVTCDKCGGPMAIRKGPRGPFLGCAAYPKCRNAKPLPEDLKEKLKDILPPPPPKKELPQVEILETCPECAGPMKLREFRGRYFLGCTKYPKCKGTAKLSEELAAKLGSV is encoded by the coding sequence ATGGCTACCCGCAAGACTGAAGCAAAAACGACGAAGAAAGCAGCCACCAAGGCAACCGCTAAACCCAAAACGACCAAGAAAAAAGCCGTTGTAGCAGAAGCTCCGCCCGAACCCAAGCAATACATCAAGCCGGGCAAGGGGAAGAATCTGGTGATTGTCGAATCACCAGCCAAGGCCAAAACCATTGGTAAATACCTGGGGCCCGATTTTGAAGTGACGGCCAGTAAAGGCCACGTCCGCGATCTCCCCATGAAGAAGTTCGGCATCGATATCGAGAACGGTTGGGCTGCAACCTATCAGGACCTGCCCGATCGACTCGATCTCATCAATGGATTGAAGAAACAGGCAGCCAAGGCCAAGATGGTCTATCTGGCGCCTGATCCTGACCGTGAAGGTGAGGCCATTGCCTGGCACCTGAAGGAATCGCTTGGACTGACCGATGAACATGTCCAACGGGTGACTTTTAATGAAATCACCAAGTCGGCTGTTCAGAAGGCATTTACCCAGACTCGTGCGATCAATGAAGATCTGGTGCGAGCCCAGGAAACCCGCCGGTTTCTTGATCGTGTCGTAGGCTACCAGCTTTCCCCCTTATTGAGGAAGAAGATCACCCGTCATGCGACAGCAGGGCGTGTTCAATCGGTCGCAGTCCGCCTGATTGTGGAAAAGGAACGGGAAATTCAGGCATTCAAGTCGGAAGAATATTGGAAAATCACTGGTACATTCATGCCCGTTGACCTGGCTGCCAAGGTTGCGCCAGACTTCTTCAAGAAATTGCGTGATGCTGAGCTGAAACGCAAAGAGGCTGCTGCCAACAAGACCGCAGCCAAGCCTGACGAAGACAACGACCCGGTTGAGGCAGAAGGAGCAACTGAAACTGGTGAAGAAGCTATTCCCGCTGTTCCACAACTGGAACTGGTCGAAGAAATGCCCGAAGGTGCTTTCACGGCAGAACTTGCCCAGTGGGATGGGAAAAAGTTTGAATCAAGCAATGGCGAAACCTCGCAGGCTATCGTTGATGCTATCAACAAACATTCTGTGAGTGTCTCGAAGATCGAGCAGAAAGACCGCCAGGAACGGCCGGTTCCTCCATTCACCACCAGCACGCTGCAACAGCAGGCCGCACTTCGATTACGTTACACCGCCAAGCGAACCATGATGGCTGCCCAGCGACTCTACGAAGGTGTAGAAATCAAAGGCGAAGGCTCAGTCGCTCTCATCACTTACATGCGAACCGATAGCGTCCGCGTCAGCAACGATGCCTTGAAAGCAGTGCGCGAACATATCGAAGCACGGTTTGGCAAACCCTATCTGCCCGACCAGGCAAATATGTACAGCTCAGGCAAGTCGGCACAGGAGGGTCACGAAGCCATCCGTCCAACGGATCTTTCGCAGACTCCCGACAAGCTGAAAAATGTCATACCGCTGGAGCAGTTCAAGCTCTACGACTTGATCTATCGCCGCTTTGTTGCCAGCCAGATGACGCCTGCGGTGTTTGCTGTCACCAATGTCGAGATCGAAGCAGCACAGAAGAAAGGCATCTTCAAGGCACAGGGTAAGATTCTGAAGTTTGACGGCTATCGCAAAGTGCTGGCCCCCGGCAAATCGGAAGATGCCATTCTCCCTGCGATGAAGGAAAACGATCCGCTCTCGCTGATGGAACTGATTCCGACACAGCATTTCACGCAGCCACCTGCCCGTTTCAATGAAGCATCGCTGGTGAAGACGCTGGAAAAGGAGGGTATTGGCCGACCGAGTACCTATGCCAGTATCATCAGCAAGATTCAGGAGCGTGGATACGTTGAACTGAAGGAACGCCGTTTCTTCGCTACCGAGTTGGGTATGGTCGTGACCGATGCTCTCGTCAAAAATTTCCCCCAGATTATGGATGTGAAGTTTACCAGTCACATGGAAGATGAGCTGGATGACATTGAAAATGCCAAGATCGGCTGGCGCGATGTGCTGGATGAGTTTTACCAGCCTTTTAACAAACTTCTTAAAACGGCAGAAGAATCCATGGAACCGGTCAAGGGTATCGAGACCGGCGAAAAATGTCCGCAGTGTGGCAACCCGTTGATCATCCGCTGGAGCAAGCTAGGCAAGTTTGCAGGCTGTTCCAACTACCCCGAGTGCAAATACATCAAGCCACGCGAGGGTGAGGAACGGCAGGTGGTGGAAACAGAACACAAGTGCCCGGATTGTGGCAAGCCACTGCTGGAACGCATGGGCAAGTATGGCAAATTCCTTGCCTGTTCCGGCTACCCCGAATGCAAAATGGTGATGAACATTGGCGAGGGCGGCGTGCCGGTGCCTGCCATGAAAAAGACCGAGCATGTCTGCGAAAAATGCGGTAAACCGATGGTGCTGCGCGAAGGCAAACGTGGGCCATTCCTGGCCTGCACAGGATATCCCAAGTGCAAGAATGCCAAGGACGTGGATAAAGACGGCAACCCGATGAAGCCGATTGACACCGGTGTGACATGCGACAAATGCGGCGGCCCGATGGCCATCCGCAAAGGCCCGCGCGGTCCGTTCCTGGGTTGTGCCGCCTATCCGAAGTGCCGCAATGCCAAGCCTCTACCTGAAGATTTGAAGGAGAAGCTGAAGGACATTCTGCCACCGCCACCACCGAAGAAGGAACTGCCTCAGGTGGAGATATTGGAGACCTGTCCAGAATGTGCCGGGCCCATGAAACTACGCGAATTCCGCGGCCGTTACTTCCTGGGATGTACCAAATATCCCAAGTGCAAAGGGACAGCGAAACTCAGCGAAGAGTTGGCTGCGAAACTGGGTTCCGTCTAA
- a CDS encoding FkbM family methyltransferase — translation MNLTAGKPYYQKVSYRLLKGLFKDLNIKVGTRQIKVPLVDIAGLHLLHWTENWKTQLMSHALNQRVGAVLDIGVNVGQTLLDYLSVQKPAARYFGFEPNAYAVAYVMQLIRMNQLSDIHLVPIGLSNSAGVVSLSMETSSSVFASDASITEYQRPDRQLTHMYIPCFRFDDIRQSVGIPQVAFVKIDVEGAELEVLQGMTEVLKNDRPLITCEVLHRDPKYPIDAYQKTINAMQQLLVSHSYHLLHVVKTGEQFQLKRVENFSDKILKVPDVYTECDYLFVPADHDWKLQQWLMQ, via the coding sequence ATGAATTTGACCGCTGGCAAGCCATACTATCAGAAAGTTTCCTATCGCTTGCTGAAAGGGTTGTTCAAGGACCTCAATATTAAAGTGGGAACCAGGCAGATCAAGGTGCCCCTGGTTGATATTGCCGGGCTACATCTGCTGCACTGGACGGAGAACTGGAAAACTCAGTTGATGTCGCATGCATTGAACCAGCGCGTAGGTGCTGTGCTCGATATTGGCGTAAACGTGGGACAGACCTTGCTTGATTACCTCAGCGTTCAAAAGCCGGCTGCACGCTATTTTGGATTCGAGCCAAATGCCTATGCCGTGGCTTATGTGATGCAATTGATCAGGATGAACCAGTTATCAGATATCCACCTGGTGCCCATTGGTTTATCGAATAGTGCAGGCGTGGTTTCCCTCAGCATGGAAACATCATCATCGGTCTTTGCATCGGATGCCAGCATCACCGAATATCAAAGGCCTGACAGACAATTGACCCACATGTATATCCCCTGTTTCAGGTTCGATGACATCAGGCAGTCGGTGGGTATCCCACAGGTCGCGTTCGTCAAAATTGATGTGGAGGGCGCTGAGCTTGAGGTATTGCAGGGCATGACCGAAGTGCTGAAGAACGACAGGCCTCTCATCACCTGCGAGGTGCTGCATCGCGATCCGAAGTATCCGATAGATGCCTACCAGAAGACAATCAACGCCATGCAGCAACTGCTGGTCAGTCATAGTTACCATTTGTTGCATGTCGTGAAAACCGGAGAACAGTTTCAGTTGAAACGTGTTGAGAATTTTTCTGATAAAATTTTGAAAGTCCCCGATGTCTACACAGAGTGTGATTATCTGTTCGTGCCAGCCGATCACGACTGGAAATTGCAGCAATGGCTGATGCAATAG
- a CDS encoding sigma-70 family RNA polymerase sigma factor, with protein MPSLLDDNKLIQRCLSHQPGAWNDFVDTYLNLIYRVIHHTAHLRGLTLRPEDVEDLASDVLLQVVANNYSALRQFQGRSSLATYLTVICRRSCIHLLARKFGTSAIFQSMPNSAQAMEETEEDHHDSDSLEQVHDLLTALPKNVREVVRLHYLVGLSYEEISSRMGIPVNSIGPLLSRARQKLRMKLQATEETPPTNVAS; from the coding sequence GTGCCTTCGTTATTGGACGACAACAAGCTGATTCAACGCTGTCTTTCGCACCAGCCGGGCGCCTGGAACGATTTCGTAGACACGTATCTGAATCTTATCTACCGAGTTATTCATCACACTGCACATCTACGAGGTCTGACGCTTCGCCCGGAAGATGTGGAAGATCTCGCATCCGATGTACTGCTACAGGTGGTCGCCAACAATTATTCCGCCTTGCGACAGTTTCAGGGACGTTCAAGTTTAGCTACCTATTTGACAGTGATTTGCCGACGATCCTGCATCCACCTGCTGGCTCGTAAATTTGGAACTTCAGCCATCTTCCAATCGATGCCGAACTCTGCGCAGGCAATGGAAGAAACCGAAGAAGATCATCACGATTCTGATTCGCTGGAACAGGTACACGATCTGCTGACAGCACTGCCTAAAAATGTGCGTGAAGTGGTCCGTCTGCATTATCTGGTTGGTTTGAGTTACGAGGAAATCAGCAGTCGCATGGGCATACCGGTGAACAGCATCGGCCCGCTCCTAAGCCGTGCACGTCAAAAGCTCCGCATGAAACTGCAGGCAACTGAAGAAACTCCTCCCACTAATGTTGCTTCCTAG
- a CDS encoding SDR family oxidoreductase, which translates to MAHHRLNGKVALVTGGSRGIGAAVCRKLARDGANIVLTYGFEDEAEAAERVCDELVLLGVQASTYRCDMEIPSQIELLFAALKKNQPQLDILVNNAAVGDMIPFEQIDVAQFARFFNINVRGPMLAIQQALPFFGKAGGSVINISSAIVRENLVGSMLYTCTKASIDAMTRCLAKELGPKQIRVNSVSPGLTETKLARDTMPGPMFDRIARHTPLRRLGQPDDIAGLVGFLASDDACWVTGEIIGATGGM; encoded by the coding sequence ATGGCCCATCATCGGCTGAATGGCAAGGTTGCGCTGGTAACAGGCGGTTCTCGTGGCATTGGCGCTGCCGTCTGCCGTAAACTGGCTCGAGATGGTGCAAATATAGTACTTACCTATGGCTTCGAGGATGAAGCAGAGGCTGCAGAGCGTGTCTGCGACGAACTGGTTCTGCTGGGAGTGCAGGCATCCACGTATCGGTGCGATATGGAAATTCCCAGTCAGATTGAATTGCTCTTTGCTGCGCTCAAGAAGAACCAGCCTCAGTTGGATATCCTCGTCAATAATGCCGCAGTGGGGGATATGATCCCGTTCGAACAGATTGATGTCGCTCAGTTTGCCCGTTTCTTCAACATCAATGTGCGCGGCCCGATGTTGGCTATCCAGCAGGCCCTGCCCTTCTTTGGCAAAGCAGGCGGCAGTGTGATTAACATCAGCTCAGCCATCGTCCGGGAAAATCTGGTCGGCTCGATGCTTTACACCTGTACCAAGGCATCCATCGATGCCATGACCCGGTGCCTGGCGAAGGAACTCGGTCCAAAACAAATCCGCGTCAACAGCGTCTCCCCTGGTTTAACCGAGACCAAACTGGCTCGCGACACCATGCCCGGCCCGATGTTTGACAGGATTGCCCGGCACACACCACTGCGCCGCCTGGGCCAGCCTGATGATATTGCCGGGCTAGTAGGTTTCCTGGCTTCTGATGATGCCTGCTGGGTTACCGGTGAAATCATTGGAGCGACCGGAGGGATGTAA
- the queG gene encoding tRNA epoxyqueuosine(34) reductase QueG: MPSLSDAIKSQAHQLGFELVGITPATKAPTHTSFLDWLDQGYAGEMAYLEKYKEARSNPESILPGVKSIIVLGISYHQPAFRKVPVSPLHGKVASYALNTDYHELLWKKLNSLSAWLNEQQPAANTRGVVDTAPLLERDFARMAGLGWFGKNTMLINKHFGSFFFIASMLTDVELEYDPPHVPSHCGTCTACLDACPTQAFPEPGKLDATRCISYLTIELRGAVPDQQKKDINHWLFGCDICQDVCPWNRKAPAGKEPALLADQQQQSGTINLLELFTYSAEQWRSRFRHTALWRAKRNGLLRNACLLLGNEQNAEAYALLKKAMMDEDAGVRDAARWACRRIETKQKQPASLEAG; this comes from the coding sequence ATGCCTTCCCTCAGTGATGCCATCAAGAGCCAGGCCCATCAGCTTGGGTTTGAGCTGGTGGGCATCACACCCGCCACAAAAGCGCCAACACACACATCCTTCCTTGACTGGCTCGACCAAGGCTATGCAGGCGAGATGGCCTATCTCGAAAAATACAAAGAGGCCAGGTCGAATCCAGAATCTATACTCCCTGGCGTGAAAAGCATTATTGTTCTGGGCATTTCGTATCATCAGCCTGCTTTTCGAAAGGTGCCAGTGTCACCGCTACATGGAAAAGTAGCCAGCTATGCCCTGAACACAGACTATCATGAGTTGCTCTGGAAAAAGCTCAATTCCCTGTCCGCATGGTTGAATGAACAGCAACCTGCAGCAAACACTCGTGGAGTAGTGGATACTGCTCCGCTCCTGGAACGTGATTTCGCGAGGATGGCAGGCTTGGGATGGTTTGGCAAAAACACCATGCTCATCAACAAGCACTTTGGCAGTTTCTTTTTCATCGCATCAATGTTAACTGATGTGGAACTCGAATATGACCCGCCGCATGTACCAAGCCATTGTGGAACCTGTACCGCATGCCTGGATGCCTGCCCCACGCAAGCATTTCCAGAGCCGGGCAAGCTGGATGCCACGCGGTGCATCAGCTATCTGACCATTGAGCTAAGAGGGGCGGTGCCTGATCAGCAAAAGAAGGATATCAACCACTGGTTGTTCGGCTGCGATATCTGCCAGGATGTCTGCCCATGGAATCGTAAAGCGCCAGCGGGAAAGGAACCTGCCTTGCTGGCAGATCAGCAGCAGCAATCTGGCACGATAAACCTGCTCGAACTATTCACCTATTCCGCTGAACAGTGGCGTTCACGATTCAGACACACCGCACTCTGGCGGGCTAAACGGAATGGATTATTGAGAAACGCGTGTCTGCTACTCGGAAATGAACAGAATGCAGAGGCCTATGCATTGCTCAAAAAGGCCATGATGGATGAAGATGCTGGAGTGCGTGATGCTGCAAGATGGGCCTGCAGGCGGATTGAAACTAAACAAAAACAGCCTGCTTCATTGGAAGCAGGCTGA
- a CDS encoding PEP-CTERM sorting domain-containing protein translates to MMKKWVAVAVLASCLLSNHSQLSAQSTVYTSSATFLANVSPGFYTETFTGNPGTYDSGAGFSSLGFSYIFDAAGGIEPLYRSGAFIGNTYSQQSLTITFTSGNVTALGGNFFLTDVTDNPLTGTVTITLSDGTVESFTTTSASDYRGFTSDNGTVITSLVLSAPLAAQFNSMDNFTVGVAVPEPASIAMIGLAIAGVGGYVYRQRKKKDQVIETVDC, encoded by the coding sequence ATGATGAAGAAATGGGTCGCAGTTGCCGTTCTGGCTTCATGCTTGTTATCCAACCACAGTCAACTATCAGCGCAGAGCACAGTCTACACGTCTTCTGCAACCTTCCTAGCCAATGTTTCACCTGGTTTCTATACCGAAACCTTTACTGGCAACCCTGGAACTTATGATTCCGGAGCAGGGTTTTCAAGCCTTGGCTTTTCGTACATATTTGACGCAGCTGGTGGAATTGAGCCACTATATCGCAGTGGTGCATTCATTGGCAACACTTATTCTCAACAGTCACTCACCATCACATTCACCAGTGGTAATGTGACTGCTCTGGGTGGCAATTTCTTTCTGACTGATGTGACTGATAATCCATTGACTGGCACGGTCACAATAACACTCAGCGACGGTACCGTGGAGAGTTTCACCACGACTAGTGCATCAGATTATCGAGGGTTCACTTCTGATAACGGCACGGTCATTACTTCACTCGTTTTGTCAGCTCCTCTGGCAGCTCAATTCAACAGCATGGATAACTTCACGGTTGGTGTTGCTGTGCCTGAACCAGCCAGTATTGCCATGATTGGATTGGCAATCGCTGGTGTTGGTGGATATGTATACCGCCAACGCAAGAAGAAAGATCAGGTAATCGAAACGGTTGACTGCTAA
- a CDS encoding response regulator, with product MAVLERKDYSILIADDDPLCRESLREIISPIGYPTLVAEDGETALQLLESQPVHLFLCDMYMRTLNGLETVTLARRIVSELPCILVTASSDDQLVRKAMEVKVYSIVNKPVNRHELVFTLQRALRKTYSSQ from the coding sequence ATGGCTGTTCTGGAACGTAAGGATTACTCGATTCTGATTGCAGATGACGACCCGTTATGCAGGGAATCGTTAAGGGAGATTATTTCCCCGATAGGTTACCCTACCCTGGTTGCTGAGGATGGCGAAACCGCCTTGCAACTGCTGGAATCACAGCCAGTGCATTTGTTTCTCTGCGACATGTATATGCGAACCTTGAATGGTCTGGAAACCGTCACACTGGCCAGGCGAATTGTTTCAGAATTGCCCTGTATTCTCGTCACGGCTTCCTCGGATGATCAACTGGTACGCAAAGCCATGGAAGTTAAGGTGTATTCCATTGTTAATAAACCTGTCAATCGACATGAGTTAGTTTTCACTTTGCAGCGAGCATTGCGAAAGACTTACAGCTCGCAGTAA
- a CDS encoding co-chaperone GroES, producing the protein MKIVPLNDKIIVKRMEAEEKSKGGIVLPDSAREKPRQGKVLSIGDGKLLPNGTRQPFVVKEGDKVLFSSWAGNEVRVDNDEFLIMTEDDLLAVVG; encoded by the coding sequence ATGAAGATTGTCCCTTTGAATGACAAAATCATCGTCAAACGAATGGAGGCAGAGGAAAAATCCAAAGGCGGCATAGTCCTTCCCGATTCAGCCCGGGAAAAGCCCCGCCAAGGCAAGGTTCTGAGCATAGGCGATGGAAAGCTGCTGCCAAACGGCACGCGACAGCCATTCGTTGTCAAAGAAGGTGACAAGGTGCTCTTCAGCTCCTGGGCAGGCAATGAAGTGCGAGTTGACAATGATGAATTCCTGATCATGACTGAAGATGATCTGCTGGCAGTGGTTGGCTGA